In Felis catus isolate Fca126 chromosome A2, F.catus_Fca126_mat1.0, whole genome shotgun sequence, the following proteins share a genomic window:
- the CTXN1 gene encoding cortexin-1 has protein sequence MSATWTLSPEPLPPSTGPPVGAGLDAEQRTVFAFVLCLLVVLVLLMVRCVRILLDPYSRMPASSWTDHKEALERGQFDYALV, from the coding sequence ATGAGCGCGACGTGGACGCTGTCCCCCGAGCCGCTGCCGCCGTCGACGGGGCCCCCGGTGGGCGCGGGCCTGGACGCGGAGCAGCGCACAGTGTTCGCCTTCGTACTCTGCCTGCTCGTGGTGCTGGTGCTGCTGATGGTGCGCTGCGTGCGCATCCTGCTCGACCCCTACAGCCGCATGCCCGCCTCGTCCTGGACCGACCACAAGGAGGCGCTCGAGCGCGGGCAGTTCGATTACGCGCTGGTCTGA